In a genomic window of Malassezia japonica chromosome 4, complete sequence:
- a CDS encoding uncharacterized protein (EggNog:ENOG503Q51P; COG:T; BUSCO:EOG092626EQ), whose amino-acid sequence MREGSGAAERRPSAAALSHVLEGYEALDVIGSGTFGLIRKVKRKSDGVLFARKELNFERMNERDRKHIVSEVNILRTLQHENVVRYEERYVDTENGILYIVMELCEGGDLGAIIKRCRRTRTHLPEDTVWAYFAQMTAALEACHYRAPANTAVGTTRVSAHAILHRDLKPENVFLDVDQNVKLGDFGLSKQIAAQTFANTYVGTPYYMSPELASGQQYDIKSDIWALGCIVYELCALSPPFDANNQAELTRKIKQGMVPSLPRQYSRDLQDTVNAMLHLDHRRRPTTRQLLQVRHIKWACRTHELAALHRKVQLDKEQVVAQTRALEAKEDELAAREKAVAESEAAHSQGDVLGERAKLLDERQLALEQQHVELAQREEACKAFHAELVQQYETWYNGERVQMHSALAEKDALLAQLQEQLAEKEHEQQRRTSDSVAMPGRLPTRHAPRMQRRVSRGRETDEDLRTRIAGVSFSTPRKQAADLVVSDEWEDQEAEEPVPMLPALARLKRLEPKADISDCSMKDASTIWRIPGAAEEASNSPIPQKLLAALHSPAPHKLAAEPAKPKRVSLPEESAEAEDAAESLPASRTVPDLPCLAQDPQWHLCSEEEKPSPFLKRVSRVPLDVLSKPAYDDDAPDAQLVPGPAKLAAAAPFAHDQENQPVMRARKSFAEQRKRRSSLLRPPDAREPRVREASRVPVPRPHIPPASPMGRVGAHGRPQTSANLSPRAPRARLAKATCAVLRTDFPFQSPGPPPLPKEDQLEFERLLRENENKTPFVAEDEEGNAANLHPDAIRGPGAEFEGDTNPQTGEVGGPKSDPLKWKSEWAYGGRAVDF is encoded by the exons ATGCGCGAGGGAAGCGGAGCGGCggagcggcggccgtcggcggccgccttgTCTCACGTCCTGGAAGGGTACGAAGCGCTCGATGTGATCGGAAGCGGCACGTTCGGCTTGATCCGCAAGGTCAAGCGCAAGTCGGACGGCGTCCTGTTtgcgcgcaaggagctcaaTTTTGAGCGCATGaacgagcgcgaccgcaAGCACATTGTCTCCGAGGTAAACATTCTGCGCACACTGCAGCACGAGAATGTGGTGCGATACGAGGAGCGCTACGTCGATACAGAGAACGG CATCCTCTACATTGTCATGGAGCTTTGCGAAGgcggcgacctcggcgctATTATCAAGCGGTGCCGCCGCACACGCACACACCTTCCCGAGGACACGGTCTGGGCGTACTTTGCGCAGAtgacggccgcgctcgaagCGTGTCACTACCGCGCACCGGCCAACACAGCGgtcggcacgacgcgcgtgtCGGCCCATGCCATCCTGCATCGCGACCTGAAGCCGGAAAACGTCTTTTTGGACGTCGATCAGAACGtcaagctcggcgactTTGGGCTCAGCAAGCAAATCGCTGCCCAGACCTTTGCGAATACGTAtgtcggcacgccgtacTACATGAGCCCCGAGCTGGCGTCTGGCCAGCAGTACGACATCAAGTCGGATATCTGGGCGCTTGGCTGTATCGTATACGAGCTGTGCGCGCTCTCTCCACCGTTTGATGCGAACAACCAGGCGGAGCTCACACGCAAGATCAAGCAGGGCATGGTCCCGTCGCTTCCCCGGCAGTACTCGCGCGACTTGCAGGACACGGTGAATGCCAtgctgcacctcgaccaccgccgccgcccgaccACGCGACAGCTCCTGCAGGTGCGGCACATCAAGTGGGCgtgccgcacgcacgagctcgccgcgctccaccgcaaggtgcagctcgacaaGGAGCAGGTCGTGGCAcagacgcgcgcgctcgaggccaaggaagacgagctcgcagcgcgcgagaaagccgtcgccgagtccgaggcggcgcatagccagggcgacgtgctgggcgagcgtgccaagctgctcgacgagcgccagctcgccctcgagcagcagcacgtcgagctcgcgcagcgcgaagAGGCGTGCAAGGCCTTTCACGCagagctcgtgcagcagtACGAGACGTGGTACAACGGCGAGCGTGTCCAGATGCacagcgcgctcgccgaaaaagacgcgctcctcgcgcagctccaggagcagctcgcggagaAGGAAcacgagcagcagcggcgcacgagcgactCGGTTGCGATGCCGGGCCGCCTGCCgacgcggcacgcgccgcgcatgcagcgccgcgtctcgCGGGGCCGCGAAacggacgaggacctgcgCACACGGATTGCAGGCGTGTCGTTCAGCACGCCCCGCAAGCAGGCCGCGGATCTCGTGGTGTCGGACGAGTGGGAGGACCAAGAGGCGGAGGAACCCGTGCCGATGCTGCCTGCGCTGGCACGCctcaagcgcctcgagcccAAGGCCGACATTTCCGACTGCTCGATGAAAGACGCGTCGACCATCTGGCGCATCCCGGGCGCCGCAGAAGAGGCGTCCAACTCGCCCATTCCCCAGAagctcctcgcggcgctccacTCACCCGCGCCGCACaagctcgcggccgagcccGCGAAGCCGAAGCGCGTCTCGCTCCCGGAAGAGAGCGCAGAGGCGGAGGATGCCGCGGAGTCGCtgcctgcgtcgcgcactGTGCCGGACCTGCCGTGCTTGGCGCAGGACCCGCAGTGGCACCTGTGCAGCGAGGAGGAGAAGCCGTCGCCGTTCTTGAAacgcgtctcgcgcgtgccgctcgacgtgctgtCCAAGCCGGcgtacgacgacgacgcgccggatGCGCAACTCGTGCCGGGGCCCGCCAAGCTCGCAGCCGCGGCCCCATTTGCACACGACCAAGAGAACCAGCCGgtgatgcgcgcgcgcaagtcgtttgccgagcagcgcaagcggcgctcgtcgctccTTCggccgcccgacgcgcgcgagccccgggtgcgcgaggcgagccGTGTGCCGGTCCCGCGGCCCCATATCCCCCCGGCGAGCCCCATGGGACgtgtcggtgcgcacggGCGCCCCCAGACCTCGGCAAACCTCTcgccccgcgcgccgcgcgcgcgcctcgccaaggccac TTGTGCGGTGCTGCGTACCGACTTCCCCTTTCAGAGCCCCGGCCCGCCACCGCTGCCGAAGGAGGACCAGCTCGAGTTTGAGCGTCTTTTGCGCGAGAACGAAA ATAAGACGCCGTTTGTggccgaggacgaagaaGGAAACGCCGCAAACCTGCACCCCGACGCGATCAGGggccccggcgccgagttCGAGGGCGACACGAACCCGCAGACAGGCGAGGTCGGCGGCCCCAAGTCAGATCCGCTCAAGTGGAAATCCGAGTGGGCGTacggcgggcgcgccgtAGACTTTTAG
- a CDS encoding uncharacterized protein (TransMembrane:1 (i197-220o); EggNog:ENOG503P5C6; BUSCO:EOG09264VC6; COG:S) produces the protein MSAFRATRTLLKRVPESPHTYHYQEGQTPFWRKARDILSLNPEISSGLPLPLVNRYPQPASRPEKPSAMPSKDNAANMYYHRDYRRKFPQTDVITQYYLTELLLAEPNEDGTKSLPSPESGESTSTALTRPEDLHSPTAFTEVLNQVQSEPKNVYSASNMPPRFPSTKPQHILKIQKNAIPHGRWDYFPVLLQRLNVVTAFMTSVVSILLLAIAATNLSFPDPECKIDVKNLEIVYGKAQSHADRRTQDFVETSLDLSIDVTPLFKWDTKQVFLSVVSSYTSPNRPKNEVVFWDRIVRSKRQGRVHVPNLRNKYGLREVSRTFQNITSMEFSVHWNVMPYVGMMRHGRTELTPPVTLPEPGEVSANKVRLLKY, from the exons ATGTCTGCTttccgcgcgacgcgtacgcTGCTTAAGCGTGTGCCCGAGTCCCCGCACACGTACCACTACCAAGAGGGCCAGACGCCGTTCTGGCGCAAGGCTCGTGACATCCTGTCGCTGAACCC TGAAATCTCGTCGGGTCTCCCCCTCCCCCTGGTG AACCGTTACCCTCAGCCTGCGTCTCGCCCCGAGAAGCCGTCTGCGATGCCGTCCAAGG ACAACGCCGCGAACATGTACTACCACCGTGACTACCGCCGCAAGTTTCCGCAGACGGATGTCATCACGCAGTACTACCTGAccgagctcctcctcgccgagcccaACGAGGACGGCACGAagag CCTGCCGTCGCCCGAGAGCGGCgagtcgacctcgacggcgctcACCCGCCCCGAGGACCTGCACTCGCCTACGGCCTTCACCGAGGTGCTGAACCAGGTGCAGTCGGAGCCCAAGAACGTGTACTCGGCGTCGAACATGCCCCCGCGCTTCCCCTCGACCAAGCCGCAGCACATCCTCAAGATCCAGAAGAACGCTATCCCCCACGGCCGCTGGGACTACTTCCCTGT cctgctgcagcgcctgaaCGTCGTGACGGCGTTCATGACGAGCGTCGTGAGCATCCTGTTGCTTGCGATCGCGGCGACAAACCTCTCCTTCCCTGACCCCGAGTGCAAGATTGACGTAAAAAACCTCGAgat CGTCTACGGCAAGGCGCAGtcgcacgccgaccgccgcacgcaggaCTTTGTCGAGACGTCGCTGGACCTCTCGATCGACGTCACGCCGCTATTTAAGTGGGATACGAAGCAGGTCTTTTTGAGCGTCGTCAGCTCGTACACCTCGCCGAACCGC CCCAAGAACGAGGTCGTGTTCTGGGACCggatcgtgcgcagcaAGCGCCAAGGGCGCGTCCATGTGCCGAATCTCAGGAACAAGTACGGTCTGCGCGAGGTCTCGCGCACCTTTCAAAACATCACCTCGATGGAGTTCAGCGTGCACTGGAACGTCATGCCGTACGTCGGCATGATGCGGCACGGGCGCACGGAGCTCACGCCGCCAGTCACACTCCCCGAGCCCGGCGAGGTGTCTGCGAACAAGGTCCGGTTGCTAAAGTATTAG
- a CDS encoding uncharacterized protein (COG:I; EggNog:ENOG503NUG8) — protein sequence MDDDAVRTPRRALDDGFDSTLGDATETTSFHKADDSLFQVLRNTPAPREARNGEETESAEQVQRQLQQLQQLNAVFESYEAALSGGVDQVETFAKKIRETDQLLDAYVDLLKNAQARRTLLAEPTWHGATKDAADYAAEQREAQRREEARARPPAKQSMRTSQRPTRGVPRSTRGRAAPDPGRTAPTRAATSRAPAGTASATVASARHPGASTTRGARPASGLPVRGAPNRLRLLDALRTGDRATIDSVLQGLDVSQPRPQIESPLHLAVLCAEPPTIDYVIKQSGIDPNMQTSDTRNTPLHLAVDSDRLDATALLLSLPTINDALVNADNKTPQQLVSSPDMTQLLQSARMELRGRITDALEDFEQEVAQGTLDGAAHNKLLALVQLPRVNAVDLASASRTSGDDVLHAAVRAKATQLITACVRHGADPFVKDMNGRTADSVAPDASIHALLRQLTNAEVDESIAARQSPTYRGFLGKWTNMVGGYKMRWFVLSDGILSYYQSPDDEGRHARGSIYLRYAKIITDHRERNRFEIVSRMGKGMNKLYLRGSDSAESVRWIQMLEKAKRSAEEADVKDPVERTRSPAGGLAAPRPVLAPIATQAPSLAPPPQQPPSATSPLSSHRPSIAGSEVGTLDDTFDIRDDHSEVASLDGDQGIPHGKEFAVVNNMLNMHFDVSFQLLDQLAQSTAGTYVAPPVNTPEGLAKPVSQLSLGGQNTGHNEIIDALRASVKDRFRLWQEYNAMVQDRESYLKDQLEREIATRKLWEEQMTHLGKQHSELEGNLHDAVSVISSQRKELKRVQNDQMADTVKAGGENLSSGITAAVGGAAAAVGAVGTAATSFFQKPSRESSFDDVDDEFYDAVESGNLPNLYVEAPLSERQNSINSTSQQQTGAQPQQTDAQSQQTDAQSQQTDAPQTQEPEELTDKVAQDERRPSMREKVKAAAGAIGGAGAGAGAGAGIGEAIKRKMGKDKSEQPQDQPGQQGEQGQQGQQGEQSQQSQQGEQAQSQQGASQDAEQEQDTSNYPMDEPGFAPYEHLRETLPISKDNRPSMSLWSILKNNIGKDLTKISFPVAFNEPTSMLQRMAEDMEFSECLDAAALQSDSTRRIAYVAAFAASNYSSTIGRIAKPFNPMLGETFEYARPDLHYRYVSEQVSHHPPISACYAESPTWEYMGCVDAKSKFMGRTFEIRPTGVAHVQMKVKPDWVPQSKRNALKHAPNDENLLMEHYSWNKVTTSVGGFIVGSPTIDHYGDMTVVNHVTGDKCTLTFMPRGWRGADSREIRGKVTDASGKVVWDIAGRWNSQLVARRVDSGSSSLNPDSKVGNADPVSSSQQDTQLILLWRNSEKFASPFNLTPFAITLNSCPEDLRPWLPPTDCRLRPDLTAFEHGKFDKADELKVYLENFQRETRRKREAGELPAHKPRWFERTTDPDTHAQFWKPLVTKGEHNRPEMSYWVERMKIGSEHAHGNTEAQWPECGRIFGEYSK from the exons atggacgacgacgcggtgcgcacgccccggcgcgcgctggacgacggCTTTGACTCGACGTTGGGCGACGCGACCGAGACGACGAGCTTCCACAAGGCGGACGATTCGCTGTTCCAGGTCCTGCGCAACACGCCCGCGccacgcgaggcgcgcaacgGCGAAGAGACCGAGAgtgccgagcaggtgcagcgccagctgcagcagctccagcAGCTCAACGCGGTATTTGAGTcgtacgaggcggcgctctcaggcggcgtcgaccaGGTCGAG ACCTTTGCGAAAAAGATCCGCGAGACCGatcagctgctcgacgcctACGTCGACCTACTGAAGAACGcacaggcgcggcgcacgctgctcgccgagccgacGTGGCACGGCGCGACCAAG GACGCCGCCGActacgccgccgagcagcgcgaggcgcagcggagAGAAGAGGCACGAGCCCGCCCGCCCGCCAAGCAGTCGATGCGCACATCACAGCGGCCGacacgcggcgtgccgcgcagcacacgcggacgcgcggcgccggatccaggccgcacggcgcctacgcgcgccgcgacctcgcgcgcaccggccggcacggccagcgcgacggtcgcgtcggcgcgccaccccggcgcaagcacgacacgcggcgcgcgcccggcgtcggGCCTGCctgtgcgcggcgcaccgaaCCG TCTGCGCttgctcgatgcgcttcgCACCGGCGATCGTGCGACGATCGACTCGGTGTTACAAGGCCTGGACGTGTCGCAGCCCCGGCCGCAGATCGAGTCGCCGTtgcacctcgccgtgctGTGTGCGGAGCCGCCGACGATTGACTATGTGATCAAGCAGTCCGGTATCGATCCGAACATGCAGACGAGTGATACACGCAACACGCCGCTGCATCTCGCGGTTGACAGCGACCGCCTGGATGCcacggcgctcctcctgTCGCTTCCGACGATCAACGACGCGCTGGTGAATGCGGACAACAAGACGCCGCAGCAGCTTGTATCCTCGCCGGACAtgacgcagctcctccAGT CCGCGCGCATGGAGCTCCGTGGGCGCAtcaccgacgcgctcgaagACTTTGAGCAGGAAGTGGCCCaaggcacgctcgacggcgcggcgcacaacaagctcctcgcgctcgtgcagctgccGCGTGTGAATGCGGTGGACCTtgcgtcggcgagccgcaCGTCGGGTGACGAcgtgctgcacgccgccgtgcgtgcCAAGGCGACGCAGCTTATCACCGCCTGCGTCCGCCACGGTGCGGATCCGTTTGTGAAGGATATGAACGGGCGCACAGCCGACAGCGTTGCGCCGGATGCCAGCATCCACGCGCTACTGCGCCAGCTGACGAATGCAGAGGTCGACGAgtcgatcgccgcgaggcAGTCGCCGACCTACCGCGGCTTCCTCGGCAAGTGGACCAACATGGTCGGCGGGTACAAGATGCGCTGGTTCGTGCTCAGCGACGGCATCCTGTCCTACTACCAGAGCCCGGACGACGAGGGACGCCACGCGCGTGGCTCGATCTACCTGCGCTACGCCAAGATCATTACCGACCACCGCGAGAGGAACCGCTTCGAGATCGTGAGCCGCATGGGCAAGGGCATGAACAAGCTGTACCTGCGGGGCAGCGACTCGGCAGAGTCTGTGCGCTGGATTCAGATGCTCGAAAAGGcgaagcgctcggcagAGGAGGCCGACGTTAAGGACccggtcgagcgcacgcgcagcccggccggcggcctcgcagcgccgcgcccggtCCTCGCGCCGATTGCTACGCAGGCGCCcagcctcgcgccgccgccacagcagccgccgtcggccacgtcgccgctcTCGTCGCACCGCCCGAGCATTGCTGGCTCAGAGGtgggcacgctcgacgataCGTTTGACATCCGCGACGACCACTCCGAGGtggcgtcgctcgacggcgaccaAGGTATTCCGCACGGCAAAGAGTTTGCCGTGGTCAACAACATGCTCAACATGCACTTTGACGTCTCGttccagctcctcgaccagctcgcgcagtcGACCGCAGgcacgtacgtcgcgccccCGGTCAACACTCCCGAGGGGCTCGCCAAGCCCGTGTCGCAGctgtcgctcggcggccagAACACGGGACACAACGAGATtatcgacgcgctgcgtgcctcgGTCAAGGACCGCTTCCGCCTCTGGCAGGAGTACAATGCCATGGTCCAGGACCGCGAGAGCTATCTCAAGGatcagctcgagcgcgaaaTTGCCACGCGCAAGCTCTGGGAGGAGCAGATGACTCACCTCGGTAAGCAGCAcagcgagctcgagggcaACCTGCACGATGCCGTGTCGGTGATTAGCTCGCAACGCAAGGAGCTCAAGCGCGTGCAGAACGACCAGATGGCCGACACGGTCaaggccggcggcgagaaCCTCTCGTCGGGCATCACGGCCGCagtcggcggtgcggccgcAGCGGTCGGCGCAgtcggcacggccgcgacgtCGTTCTTCCAGAAGCCATCGCGCGAGTCGAGCTTtgacgacgtcgacgacgagttcTACGACGCGGTCGAGTCGGGCAACCTGCCGAACCTCTACGTCGAGGCACCGCTGTCGGAGCGCCAGAACTCGATTAACAGCACGTCGCAGCAGCAGACCGGCGCACAGCCGCAGCAGACCGACGCACAGTCGCAGCAGACCGACGCACAGTCGCAGCAGACTGACGCGCCGCAAACGCAGGAGCCAGAGGAGCTCACTGACAaggtcgcgcaggacgagcgccgtccTTCGATGCGCGAAAAGGTCAAGGCGGCTGCGGGCGCGATCGGCGGTGCGGGTGCGGGTGCgggagcaggcgccggcaTTGGCGAAGCGATCAAGCGCAAGATGGGCAAGGACAAGTCCGAGCAGCCGCAAGACCAGCCGGGTCAGCAGGGTGAACAGGGCCAGCAGGGCCAGCAGGGTGAGCAGAGCCAGCAGAGCCAGCAGGGTGAGCAGGCCCAGTCCCAGCAGGGCGCGTCGCaagacgccgagcaggagcaggaCACGTCCAACTACCCCATGGACGAGCCCGGCTTTGCTCCGTACGAGCacctgcgcgagacgctccCGATCAGCAAGGACAACCGCCCCTCGATGTCCTTGTGGTCGATTCTGAAGAACAACATCGGCAAGGATCTTACCAAGATTTCGTTCCCTGTCGCATTCAACGAGCCGACGTCGATGCTCCAGCGCATGGCCGAGGACATGGAGTTCTCCGAGTGCCTCGAtgctgctgcgctgcagtctgactcgacgcgccgcattgcgtacgtcgccgccTTTGCCGCGTCGAACTACAGCTCGACGATCGGCCGTATTGCAAAGCCGTTCAACCCGATGCTTGGCGAGACGTTTGAGTACGCGCGCCCCGACTTGCACTACCGCTACGTGAGCGAGCAGGTGAGCCACCACCCCCCCATTTCCGCGTGCTATGCCGAGTCGCCGACGTGGGAGTACATGGGCTGTGTCGATGCCAAGTCCAAGTTTATGGGCCGCACCTTTGAGATCCGCCCGACCGGTGTCGCCCACGTGCAGATGAAGGTGAAGCCTGACTGGGTGCCGCAGTCCAAGCGCAACGCGCTCAAGCACGCGCCGAACGACGAAAACCTGCTCATGGAGCACTACTCGTGGAACAAGGTCACGACTTCGGTCGGTGGCTTCATCGtcggctcgccgaccaTTGACCACTACGGCGACATGACCGTGGTGAACCACGTCACGGGCGACAAGTGCACTTTGACCTTTATGCCCCGTGGCTGGCGCGGTGCAGACTCGCGCGAGATCCGCGGCAAGGTCACCGATGCTTCCGGCAAGGTCGTGTGGGATATTGCCGGCCGTTGGAACAGCCAGctcgtggcgcgccgcgtcgacagcggctcgagcagccTGAACCCCGACAGCAAGGTCGGCAACGCGGACCCCGTGTCGAGCAGCCAGCAAGACACCCAGCTGATCCTGCTGTGGCGCAACAGCGAAAAGTTTGCGTCGCCGTTCAATCTGACGCCGTTTGCCATCACGCTCAACTCGTGCCCCGAGGATCTGCGGCCGTGGctgccgccgaccgacTGCCGTCTGCGCCCCGATCTGACTGCGTTCGAGCACGGAAAGTTCGacaaggccgacgagctcaagGTGTACCTCGAAAACTTCcagcgcgagacgcgccggAAGCGCGAGGCAGGCGAGCTGCCCGCGCACAAGCCGCGCTGGTTCGAGCGCACGACCGACCCCGACACCCACGCGCAGTTCTGGAAGCCGCTTGTCACCAAGGGCGAGCACAACCGTCCGGAGATGAGCTACTGGGTGGAGCGCATGAAGATCGGCTCCGAGCACGCCCACGGCAacaccgaggcgcagtgGCCCGAGTGCGGCCGCATCTTTGGCGAGTATTCCAAGTAG